The Novipirellula galeiformis nucleotide sequence AGCATTCGATACATCCTTCGTGGGTATTCCCCATTTCAATTGGGTTCGCGATCGGCCCAACCGCCTGTTCTTCGAGCGATGCGGCGCGACCATCCCAAAACTGGGCCTTGCTCACAATCCGGTTGTACGACACCGGTGAATTGCGACCACCTTCTTGCTCACGCACCCCAACACCGAACTGAGTATTGGCAGCATACCCTTGATCGGGATCATGACACGAGGCACAGGAGACCGTGGCGTCGGAGGACAAACGCGGATCGAAATACAATTGGCGACCGAGCTCAATTTTGGCTCGCGTCATCGGATTGTCTGGGGGAATCGACACGTTGGCGCTGGCCGCATCCAAACCGAGCGGCAATTTGACCTTCAATTCCGCGTGATTCTCAGGTTTGGCAAGCCACAGCTTTAGTTCCGCGACGGTTAGATCTCCCTCGCCGGGGATCCCCAACAACAAGGATCCTTCCCCTAATGTGACCTCCTGGGAAGCGTCGGCGGCCGCGGTTTCGGCCCTCACACTCGCACTGGTGCCGACGGCCAGCGTCGACACGAGGGTCAACACGAAACTCAAATATTTTGCAGAAATCGGATGTCGCATTAGCGGCGTCTCTCAATTCAGAACCGGAACGGGAAAGGGTAGGGTTGTCCAGTATAGCTACCAAAGCGTCGCGGTTCACCATGGTAGTTCAGCGAAGGTAGTGGTAGTCCAGCGAGGGTAGCTCAAAAAAATCGCCACCCCCCCAATAGCACTGGCAACTTTGCTACAATCAATCCTACTCCTCAAGACGAATCCTCCATCTCGTGTTCCGTCGCCCGATTCCAAGCCAAGACCAGCCCGGTCACCGCTCGTTTGCCGCACCGATCCGCTTCCTGCGGTCTCGCCAGTGCAATTTGCGACTCACCAATTTGCCACTTACCAGCGCCCCCGTGCATCACTTCGATTCTTCTATGACCATATTACCGGAATCAAAATCGCCCCCTACGCCCACCGCGTTGCTCGATAAGATCAACGAGGTTCGCAAGGCGTTACAGAATGTCATTCGGGGTAAAACCGATGTGATTGACACGGTGTTGATCGCGTTGCTCGCGGAGGGATCTCTGCTGTTGGAAGATGTCCCGGGCGTGGGAAAAACGACGCTCGCCAAATCAATCGCGCGCTTGATCGATCTTGAATTCCACCGCATCCAATGCACTCCCGACCTGCTGCCCGCAGACATGCTCGGCAGCAACATTTTCAAACCCTCGTCGGGAACCTTCGAATTTCGCGCGGGTCCGATTTTCAGCAATTTGTTAATCGCAGACGAAATCAATCGAGCGTCACCACGGACTCAGAGCGCCCTGCTCGAAGCGATGGCAGAATCGCAAGTCACCATCGATGCCAAACGGTACGTGCTGAAGCGTCCCTTCCTTGTCATCGCGACGCAAAACCCTTCCGGGTTTGAAGGCACGTTTCCGTTGCCGGAGTCTCAACTCGATCGTTTCCTGATGCGTTTGTCGATGGAATATCCCGATCGTGAAAGCGAAGTCGAATTGCTGCTTGAACAAGCCGCCTCGGACCCATCCTCGGCGCTCCAACCGGTGATGACCGCCGACGAATTGACGGCGTTGCAAACCTTCGTGCGGAAAGTCAAAGTCGATCGCAAAGCCGCCATGTATATCGTCGAAATCGCCGCCGCGACTCGTACGGATTCGCGACTGCGCGTCGGCGTTAGCCCGCGGGGATCCAAAATGCTGTTGCGAGCGACTCAAGCCCGAGCGGTATTGCTAGGTCGCAACTATGTGCTTCCCGACGACATACAAAACTTGGCATCGAGCGTCCTTTCTCATCGCGTTTCCACTCGCAATGTCACCTCCACCTCCGCGGAAACCACCCAAATCATTGCTGATCTAATCAACACAATCAAAGTGCCCGTCTAGCGACTCGTCACCTCACTCGACCGCTCGACCGCCACAAGTTCGCATTGGGGCGCACGCCCCAAAACCAACGCCCGTTCCATTGGGTTTCCCCCATCGAACATTCCTATCAACGAGGGATTCGTCATGCAATCGATCGTGTTAGAGAAAGAGAGCTGGACGAAGCGACTTCCACAGACCATTGTCTCGGTCGTCACGTTTCCGCTACGCACCGCGGCAATGGTTCGCCGCTCGGCCACAATCGCTTCGATCTCGCTGCTGCTATTCACCATTGTCTCAATAAACGTGTTATGGGGTTATCCATGGAGCGGCATCTTTGCTGCGTGCATTTCCACCCTTGCCATCGGCTTGTGCGCCAACCAATTCATGCAACCGCGATTGAACATGAACGTTTCACTTCCGCGAAGTATCGAAGCGGAACAGACCTTCGGTTTCCGTGTCCACCTGCGGAACCGACGCCGTTTGCCAGCCCTGCAATTGGTAGCCGACCTCGACTTGCCCCCTGAAAACGACCCGTCGCTGCGATCCAGGAAGCCACGAAACCAAGACCACCCCTCGCACTGCGCTTACGAAGTGCTCTCCGACGCATCGCCAATCCCCAAAATCGGACCGGGCGAATCAGTAACCGCGGATGTCAAGATGCGATTCTGGAAACGCGGTATTCACACGATGCCCGATATGACGGTGAAGTCGATGTTCCCATTCTGTTTATTCGAATACACAACACGGATCCCCAGCCAAAGCACCGTTGCGGTCACCCCCAAACGACTTTATCAAGCGGACGATTCGGCCGCCCGTGGTCAACTTTCGGAGCTAGCGGCATGGATCAGCACGGTCGCCGCTGCCGACACAAGCGACTACGCCGGAAGCCGAGAGTATCAATACGGCATGCCTGTGCAACGCTGGGACTATGCGTCATGGGCTCGACTCGGGAAACCGATCGTCCAAGAGTTTCAATCGCCGAGAGTCCAAACCGTGTGCCTGATCGTCGACACCGCCGTCGAGCCTCATCATGGGGGACCATCTACATTGCCTGGGTCTACATTGCCTGGGTCTACGTTGCCTGGGTCTGCATTGCCTGGGAAAGAGGCAACACGCACCTCCGATGCAAACCCAAGACTCTCCGCAGAGACGATCGAAACGGTTTTTTCGTTCGCGGCAACGTGTTTGACCGAACTTTTTCAGCGCAAGGTGAGCGTGAAGATGTTGATTGCGGGCGAGTCGATCGAAACGGCCGATGATCCCCACGCATTGCTGGACAACGCACATGATCTCGAAGCGATGTTGATCCGCTTAGCGATGGCCCGGCACACCCCAGCGGGATTGGCAAATCAGCATCTCGAAGCGGCGATTGCGTCGATGCCCAAAACGCCGACGCTGCTGCTCAGCGCGCGGCAACATTTTCCCGCGATCGTCGCCAATGCCGCCTGCAAGCGGATCTTTGTTCCCTAGCCATGCCGCACTCGGGCTTACTCGATCGCGTGCCCGGCATAGAGCGGCATGTGGCGGTAGTAAACTTCTAAACAGAACAACGAAAAGCAGGTCGCATACAACCGCCCATGATCGCCCCAGCGGTCGCCCTGGGGATCCCAACTTCCCCGCTCGCGGCCTCGCGACTCTTGCTTGGCGGGTAATTCGACGCGCATCTTTTCATTCCAGCGTTTCCAAGGCTCCCCGCCGTAGTGATGCAACAACTGAGTCGCGTAGTACCAGTAATATCCATCGCGGTCGTTGTAGTCGAACGGAGCTACTTCCCATAACGCATCGATTCCTCGGATCATCGGTTCATGGTTTCGCGGCCAACCGAGGTATTGGCGGCACAACAAACCTTCGGCGGTCATGGCCGGACTGGGGCGACTACGAGGTTGGTAGCCGTACTGAGCCCCGCCGCTGGACTGAGCCAGATCGAGATAGCCTTCGACGTTGTACAACACACTGCGATTCACTTCCAAACCCGCTGACGATCCACTTTCCAAGGCCAACACAAACCATCCCGTAATCGAGGTGTCCGAATCGGACTTGGGATAATAACGCCATCCCCCTTGCTCACTTTGAGCCTCTTGGGCGTATTCGATTGCAACTTGTGCCTTATCTCTCAACCATGAATCCTTGCTCATCCCATACAATTCACAGAGCACGATGGTGGCCTGGGCCTGGGCGTACGCTTGCTCGTGGCCGCGTGCGTCTTTGGCCATGAAACCACTACGCGATTGTTGTTTCACCAAATACTTAATCCCTTTGTCCACATTCGCGGCATAGGGTCCTTTGAGGTGCGTGTTGCCATCGCCCAGAAAGGCCAACAGCGCCATCGCGGTCGCGGCCGTTCGGTTTTCGGCGACTCCGCCGTCCGCGTACGGCCCACGCTTGCTCCAGCCCCCATCACTGGCTTGGTTGCGGCTCAGCCATGCCAATCCCAGTTCGACCGCCTGCTGCGTCTCTTTGGTTCCCCCGTAGAGCGCCAACAACGTCGACTTCATCGCTCCGGAACGTCCATTGAACATCGGCCGAGCAATCTCAATCGCGGGGCCAGTGCCGATTTCGAGCATCGACAAATCCGACAACGCTGAATCGTTGGTGTCATCAAAGATCGAAGGGATATCGACCATCACCTCTTGGTCGGTCTCGAAATCCGACGCTTCCGCCAGAACATCGCTGGGGTCGACCACGAACTCGGTAAAGTTGACCTCTGCTTTCGCTTCACTCTGTCCGATTTCCAGCAGCACGCGACTGATCGCATCGCCCGCCGGAGTCGAGATCAGGGCCAGTGCCAACAACAACACCAAGTGGATGACGGTGCTGATCAACCAAGGCGGCGCGCCCTTGACGATTCTCTCTTCGGTGGACGGCCCTTCCTGCTCATCCGATTCGGCGTCGGGCGGGTCACCACTGGGGGATGCCCCCTCCGGCTGCGGTTTTGCTTTTTCGAACGTTGGTAATTCATCTCGCCAGCGCAACGATTTTGCCGAGCCGATCCCACTCGGAACGACGGGCGGCGCCGCTTGGCTCACGCCATTGGGTTGGGTTGAATTTGGGCCCACCGTGCTGGCTTCCCCCGGCGGCCGCCGCAGTGGCGGCAGGGTCGAGCGCGGCGGAGGTGGAGGCGGAATCGGGGGGGCGGGCCGATCCGAGGTAGTGGGTCGATCTGAGTCGACGGGTCGGCCCGGGGCGACGGGGGGACTTGCCGGCCGAACCGGCTCTGATGCTTGTGGCGCAGGGGG carries:
- a CDS encoding AAA family ATPase, producing the protein MTILPESKSPPTPTALLDKINEVRKALQNVIRGKTDVIDTVLIALLAEGSLLLEDVPGVGKTTLAKSIARLIDLEFHRIQCTPDLLPADMLGSNIFKPSSGTFEFRAGPIFSNLLIADEINRASPRTQSALLEAMAESQVTIDAKRYVLKRPFLVIATQNPSGFEGTFPLPESQLDRFLMRLSMEYPDRESEVELLLEQAASDPSSALQPVMTADELTALQTFVRKVKVDRKAAMYIVEIAAATRTDSRLRVGVSPRGSKMLLRATQARAVLLGRNYVLPDDIQNLASSVLSHRVSTRNVTSTSAETTQIIADLINTIKVPV
- a CDS encoding DUF58 domain-containing protein; translation: MQSIVLEKESWTKRLPQTIVSVVTFPLRTAAMVRRSATIASISLLLFTIVSINVLWGYPWSGIFAACISTLAIGLCANQFMQPRLNMNVSLPRSIEAEQTFGFRVHLRNRRRLPALQLVADLDLPPENDPSLRSRKPRNQDHPSHCAYEVLSDASPIPKIGPGESVTADVKMRFWKRGIHTMPDMTVKSMFPFCLFEYTTRIPSQSTVAVTPKRLYQADDSAARGQLSELAAWISTVAAADTSDYAGSREYQYGMPVQRWDYASWARLGKPIVQEFQSPRVQTVCLIVDTAVEPHHGGPSTLPGSTLPGSTLPGSALPGKEATRTSDANPRLSAETIETVFSFAATCLTELFQRKVSVKMLIAGESIETADDPHALLDNAHDLEAMLIRLAMARHTPAGLANQHLEAAIASMPKTPTLLLSARQHFPAIVANAACKRIFVP
- a CDS encoding prenyltransferase/squalene oxidase repeat-containing protein gives rise to the protein MGPNSTQPNGVSQAAPPVVPSGIGSAKSLRWRDELPTFEKAKPQPEGASPSGDPPDAESDEQEGPSTEERIVKGAPPWLISTVIHLVLLLALALISTPAGDAISRVLLEIGQSEAKAEVNFTEFVVDPSDVLAEASDFETDQEVMVDIPSIFDDTNDSALSDLSMLEIGTGPAIEIARPMFNGRSGAMKSTLLALYGGTKETQQAVELGLAWLSRNQASDGGWSKRGPYADGGVAENRTAATAMALLAFLGDGNTHLKGPYAANVDKGIKYLVKQQSRSGFMAKDARGHEQAYAQAQATIVLCELYGMSKDSWLRDKAQVAIEYAQEAQSEQGGWRYYPKSDSDTSITGWFVLALESGSSAGLEVNRSVLYNVEGYLDLAQSSGGAQYGYQPRSRPSPAMTAEGLLCRQYLGWPRNHEPMIRGIDALWEVAPFDYNDRDGYYWYYATQLLHHYGGEPWKRWNEKMRVELPAKQESRGRERGSWDPQGDRWGDHGRLYATCFSLFCLEVYYRHMPLYAGHAIE